The nucleotide window AGTCATTGTTTAAAATAAATGAGCACTTTGTTGCTGAATAGCTTTTGGAGCGGACAAGATGCTCGTGGTTGCAGATGCTTTTTTACTGCTGCATGAAATAATAAGTCTAACGATCAAACAAGAGGGTTAAAACAATATACTAAATATTATACATGAAACAAATAATAGGCACAGCCTTATTACTGGCATTTGGCATCGGCTCGCATGCCCAAAAAGGCTGGCAATCGCTATTTGATGGGAAAACGCTTGCTGGATGGAACAAGGTAGCCGGCGCCGCTAAATATATGATAGAAGATAATGCTATCGTTGGGGTAACAGTGGTGAATACGCCTAATACTTTTTTGCTTACCGATAAAACATACAGTGACTTTATCCTGGAGCTGGATGTGAAAATAGAAGATAATGCTACTAATTCGGGCATCCAGTTCAGGAGTAATTACGATGCATCAGCTGCCAATGGTAAAGGAAAGGTTTCCGGATATCAATACGAGCTGGACCCCTCGCCCAGAGCCTGGACCGGTGGCATATATGACGAAGCACGCAGAGGCTGGCTGTATCCGCTTGACTTAAATGATGCAGCTAGGGTAGCCTATAAAAAAGGGCAGTATAATAGGGTGAGAATTGAATGCAAGGGAGCAGTAACACAAACCTTTGTCAATGGTATACCGGCAGCCATTTTGGTGGATACGATGAACACCAGTGGGTATATAGCCTTACAGGTGCATAGCATAGGGGCCAGCAAGGTAGATGGTCAAAAGATATATTGGAAGAATATCCGGGTCAATACCAGCGATGTAAAGTTGTCACCTGTTAAAAATGTTTATACGGTTAACAATATCCCAAACAATTTGTCGTCGCCGGAAAAAAGCCAGGGCTGGTCTTTGCTATTCGACGGAAAAACCATGAAGGGGTGGCGGAGCGCTAAAGGCAATAGCTTTCCTTCGAAAGGATGGGGCATCGAAAACGGGGAGCTTAAAGTACTCCCTTCCGATGGTGCTGAATCTATGAATGGCGGAGATATTGTAACCAATAAAGAGTATGCAGCATTTGATCTCACTTTCCAATTTAAATTAACACCCGGGGCTAATAGTGGCGTCAAATATTATGTGACTTTAAAAGAAAAGAATGAAGGATCCGCCATTGGTCCCGAATACCAGATATTAGACGATAAGCTGCACCCCGATGCCAAATTGGGAAAAGATGGTAATCGTACGATGGCCTCGCTATACGATCTTATTGCATCTAAAAAAGACCCCAGGGCTTTTAAAGCCATTGGTCAATGGAATACCGGACGAATACTGGCGCAGGAAAACGGCCAGGTTACTTATTTTCTGAATGGAATACCGCTGGTTCAATTTGTAAGAGGTTCAGAAGATTTCAAAAAATTAGTAGCCGGGAGTAAATACAAAGAGTGGCAACGCTTTGGAGAAGCTGAAAAAGGTCATATTCTCTTACAGGATCATGGGAATGAAGTAAGCTTCAGAAGTATAAAAGTTAAAGAGCTATCAAAGTAATTATTTGATTAACGATAGCGGTTTGTGAAACTGAAGATGGACTTTTTT belongs to Niabella yanshanensis and includes:
- a CDS encoding 3-keto-disaccharide hydrolase, with amino-acid sequence MKQIIGTALLLAFGIGSHAQKGWQSLFDGKTLAGWNKVAGAAKYMIEDNAIVGVTVVNTPNTFLLTDKTYSDFILELDVKIEDNATNSGIQFRSNYDASAANGKGKVSGYQYELDPSPRAWTGGIYDEARRGWLYPLDLNDAARVAYKKGQYNRVRIECKGAVTQTFVNGIPAAILVDTMNTSGYIALQVHSIGASKVDGQKIYWKNIRVNTSDVKLSPVKNVYTVNNIPNNLSSPEKSQGWSLLFDGKTMKGWRSAKGNSFPSKGWGIENGELKVLPSDGAESMNGGDIVTNKEYAAFDLTFQFKLTPGANSGVKYYVTLKEKNEGSAIGPEYQILDDKLHPDAKLGKDGNRTMASLYDLIASKKDPRAFKAIGQWNTGRILAQENGQVTYFLNGIPLVQFVRGSEDFKKLVAGSKYKEWQRFGEAEKGHILLQDHGNEVSFRSIKVKELSK